A single Haloglycomyces albus DSM 45210 DNA region contains:
- a CDS encoding glycoside hydrolase family 13 protein, whose product MDLKWWQDTVIYQVYPRSFKDGNDDGMGDLPGVTERMPYLAALGVNAIWLSPFYTSPQNDAGYDVADYRDIDPRFGTLADFDHMLKTAHDNDIRIIVDVVPNHTSSDHAWFQAALQASPGSRERERYHFHDVDPSDPDTPPNNWQSIFGGRAWSKTDDGKQWYLHLFDSSQPDLNWDNPEVKAEFESILRFWLDRGVDGFRIDVAHGMVKAPGLPDTGGDGSIEMIGTTQAPFFDQDGVHDIYRSWRPIIDEYDGDRIFVAEAWTDSAERRALYLRPDELHQAFNFDLVLADFQAEAFQTAVDTEIANNSGVGAPCTWVLSNHDVQRHVTRYGDGEVGLARAHAATAFLLGLPGVVYVYQGEELGLNEVLDLPADVRQDPTFHRTGGEQIGRDGCRVPLPWENSGPSLGFGDASGWLPQPEGWGEKSVAAQEDDPNSTLNFYRRAIALRHETRAERSGTVSWLPHSKSDVLAFDNGALVSVTNFGSEAVSIADLMEGREIALSTQAVENGNLPGNAAVWLK is encoded by the coding sequence ATGGATCTCAAATGGTGGCAGGACACCGTCATCTATCAGGTGTACCCCCGCTCGTTCAAGGACGGCAACGACGACGGCATGGGCGATCTGCCGGGCGTCACCGAACGCATGCCCTACCTCGCCGCTCTCGGGGTCAATGCGATCTGGCTGTCCCCCTTCTACACCTCGCCGCAGAACGACGCGGGCTACGACGTCGCCGACTACCGCGACATCGACCCGCGGTTCGGTACCCTCGCGGACTTCGACCACATGCTCAAAACCGCCCACGACAACGACATTCGCATCATCGTGGACGTGGTTCCCAACCACACCTCCAGCGACCACGCCTGGTTCCAAGCGGCTCTACAGGCGTCGCCGGGGAGCCGGGAACGGGAGCGCTACCACTTCCACGACGTCGACCCGAGCGACCCCGACACCCCGCCCAACAATTGGCAGTCCATTTTCGGCGGGCGTGCCTGGTCGAAGACCGACGACGGAAAACAGTGGTACCTCCATCTGTTCGACTCCAGTCAACCCGACCTCAACTGGGACAACCCGGAGGTGAAAGCGGAGTTCGAATCCATCTTGCGTTTCTGGCTCGATCGCGGTGTGGACGGCTTCCGTATCGACGTCGCCCACGGAATGGTGAAGGCCCCCGGGCTTCCGGACACCGGCGGCGACGGCTCGATCGAAATGATCGGCACGACGCAGGCACCCTTCTTCGACCAAGACGGCGTCCACGACATCTACCGTTCATGGCGTCCCATCATCGACGAGTACGACGGGGACCGGATCTTCGTCGCCGAAGCGTGGACCGACTCCGCCGAACGGCGAGCGCTGTACCTACGCCCCGACGAACTGCACCAGGCGTTCAACTTCGACCTGGTGTTGGCCGATTTCCAGGCCGAGGCGTTCCAGACGGCCGTGGACACCGAAATCGCCAACAACTCCGGAGTGGGCGCTCCCTGCACCTGGGTGCTGTCCAATCATGACGTGCAGCGTCATGTGACCCGCTACGGCGACGGTGAGGTCGGTCTGGCGCGGGCCCACGCGGCCACGGCGTTCCTGCTGGGGCTGCCGGGCGTGGTGTACGTCTACCAGGGCGAGGAATTGGGACTCAACGAGGTCCTCGACCTGCCCGCCGACGTACGTCAGGACCCCACGTTCCACCGCACCGGCGGCGAACAGATCGGACGCGACGGTTGTCGTGTTCCCTTGCCTTGGGAGAACAGTGGACCGTCGCTCGGCTTCGGCGACGCCTCCGGGTGGCTGCCCCAGCCGGAGGGATGGGGCGAGAAGTCCGTTGCCGCGCAAGAGGACGACCCGAACTCCACGCTCAACTTCTACCGTCGGGCGATCGCACTACGGCACGAGACCCGCGCGGAGCGTTCCGGGACGGTGTCCTGGCTCCCACATTCGAAGTCGGACGTACTGGCCTTTGACAACGGAGCCCTGGTCTCAGTGACCAACTTCGGTTCCGAGGCCGTCTCCATCGCCGACCTCATGGAAGGCCGCGAAATCGCCCTGTCCACCCAGGCGGTGGAGAACGGGAATCTCCCCGGCAATGCCGCCGTGTGGCTGAAGTAG
- a CDS encoding sugar ABC transporter permease, with translation MSRTTNKPPFRKWLKTNGWRHAVAVVVCLYALIPILYIVVGAFNPKGTLPSESLMPNGFSLISFKRLFSDPQTPFLEWYGNTIVIACTAAFLSILVSSLAAYAFSRFRFRGRRPYLLFLLLIQMFPAFLAMVALYILFSNIGDYYPAMGLNTRLGLLMVYMGGALGVSTWLMKGFFDTIPKELDEAARIDGASHAQIFFRVILPLAAPIIAISGILAFVGTMNDFVLASVFLTDRSEWTLALGLKTMVGEHADQSYRGMFAVGTLLASVLTVTIFLSLQRYIVSGLTGGAVKG, from the coding sequence GTGAGCCGTACGACTAACAAGCCGCCGTTCCGCAAATGGCTCAAAACCAACGGTTGGCGCCATGCCGTGGCCGTAGTGGTGTGTCTGTACGCCCTGATTCCGATTCTCTACATTGTGGTGGGAGCGTTCAATCCCAAGGGCACCCTGCCGTCGGAAAGCCTGATGCCCAACGGGTTCAGCCTCATCAGTTTCAAGCGGCTGTTCAGCGATCCGCAGACGCCCTTCCTGGAATGGTATGGAAACACAATCGTCATCGCCTGTACGGCGGCGTTTCTCTCGATTCTGGTGTCCTCGCTGGCGGCATACGCGTTCAGTCGTTTCCGATTTCGTGGGCGCCGCCCGTATCTGCTGTTTCTCTTGCTGATTCAGATGTTCCCCGCCTTCCTTGCCATGGTGGCGTTGTACATTCTGTTCAGCAATATCGGCGATTACTACCCGGCCATGGGCCTCAATACCCGGCTGGGCCTTCTGATGGTGTACATGGGTGGTGCTCTCGGCGTTTCCACCTGGCTGATGAAGGGATTCTTCGACACGATTCCCAAGGAGTTGGACGAAGCGGCGCGTATCGACGGTGCCAGCCACGCCCAGATCTTTTTCCGGGTGATCCTGCCTCTGGCGGCGCCGATCATCGCCATTTCCGGCATCCTCGCCTTTGTGGGCACCATGAACGACTTCGTGTTGGCGTCGGTCTTCTTGACCGACCGCAGCGAATGGACGCTGGCTTTGGGACTGAAAACAATGGTGGGGGAGCACGCCGATCAGAGTTATCGCGGCATGTTCGCCGTGGGAACGCTATTGGCCTCGGTATTGACCGTCACCATCTTCCTCAGCCTGCAGCGCTATATCGTCTCCGGATTGACCGGCGGAGCCGTGAAGGGCTAG
- a CDS encoding ubiquinone/menaquinone biosynthesis methyltransferase, which translates to MTEPRQNPEPSPTVSNKAAPRVAAMFDRVAPKYDRTNTITFAGQDKRWRRLTREALSLRPGERCLDLGAGTGVSTAELAASGADVIGVDISIGMMREHGNRDVPLVAADATALPFADDSFDAVTGMFFIRNSNDPHAILREAYRVLKPGGRLVFLETSTPVNKVTKLGHRVFVKHLLPWASKIVSSDPEAYKYLAETTLEWPDQNSFAQWIIAAGYRKVAWRNLAGGSIAMHRGFK; encoded by the coding sequence GTGACCGAACCACGACAAAATCCAGAACCCTCGCCGACCGTTTCGAACAAGGCGGCACCACGGGTCGCGGCCATGTTCGATCGAGTGGCTCCCAAATACGATCGCACCAATACGATTACCTTCGCGGGCCAGGACAAGCGCTGGAGGCGATTGACTCGCGAGGCGCTGAGCCTGCGGCCGGGCGAGCGCTGCCTGGACCTCGGTGCGGGCACCGGGGTCTCGACCGCCGAGCTGGCCGCCTCCGGGGCCGACGTCATCGGGGTCGACATCTCCATCGGTATGATGCGCGAACACGGCAACCGTGACGTACCGTTGGTGGCCGCCGACGCCACGGCCCTGCCGTTCGCCGACGATTCGTTCGACGCCGTCACCGGTATGTTCTTTATCCGCAACAGCAACGATCCCCATGCAATACTTCGCGAAGCTTATCGTGTCCTCAAACCCGGTGGGCGACTGGTGTTTCTGGAAACGTCGACTCCCGTGAACAAGGTGACCAAACTGGGCCACCGCGTGTTCGTCAAGCACCTTCTTCCTTGGGCCAGCAAAATCGTCTCCTCCGACCCGGAGGCGTATAAGTACCTGGCGGAAACGACATTGGAATGGCCCGACCAGAATTCCTTCGCCCAGTGGATCATCGCCGCCGGATACCGTAAGGTCGCCTGGCGGAACCTGGCCGGTGGTTCGATCGCCATGCACCGTGGCTTTAAATAG
- a CDS encoding sugar ABC transporter substrate-binding protein: protein MQRKQTTSTPLLFHPRAWGAGIAASALLATSACGGGDDDSNSSDEGTDFDGQELVIWADETQGPIINDAIEAVQADYNIDVEVKEYAEELQESYLAAIEQDEGPDIVVGAPDWAGALVSAGGAEPIFLDDKQRDAINSTAVSAYTVDGQVYGFPYAVENLGLIRNTELAPEQPETFDDLLADAEAAGTDRSLIVPQGKDGDPYHAYPLYSSMGGYLFGYDPSEGFDADDIGIDSQGGIDALEKFAELGADDVLSTSVNHENAFELFTEGDAPYLISGPWAINTVRDAGVDFEVGAIPGFDGQEPAAPFLGAQGFYVNPEGDNKATALDFVTTALMDEEFIDILAVDGNRVPAHLEAAESYTDGNDVAAGFAAAGEDAIPMPNIPAMGAVWEPLGRAIADAVDGASTGEEAAETAAQVVREQVESQKAE, encoded by the coding sequence ATGCAGCGAAAGCAAACCACAAGCACCCCACTTCTGTTCCATCCGCGTGCCTGGGGCGCGGGGATCGCCGCCTCCGCCCTGCTCGCCACTTCGGCGTGCGGAGGAGGCGACGACGACTCCAACTCAAGTGACGAGGGGACCGACTTCGACGGTCAGGAACTCGTCATCTGGGCCGACGAAACTCAAGGGCCGATCATCAACGACGCCATTGAGGCCGTGCAGGCCGATTACAATATCGACGTCGAAGTCAAGGAATACGCCGAAGAACTGCAAGAGTCCTACCTTGCCGCCATCGAACAGGACGAGGGCCCCGATATCGTCGTAGGGGCTCCCGACTGGGCCGGTGCGCTCGTCTCCGCCGGAGGGGCCGAACCGATCTTCCTCGACGACAAGCAGCGCGACGCGATCAACTCCACGGCCGTCAGCGCCTATACGGTGGACGGGCAGGTTTACGGTTTCCCATATGCCGTAGAGAATCTGGGGCTCATCCGCAACACCGAACTGGCGCCCGAGCAGCCCGAGACCTTCGACGACCTTCTGGCCGACGCCGAGGCCGCCGGTACCGATCGCAGTTTGATCGTGCCGCAAGGCAAGGACGGCGATCCCTACCACGCGTATCCGCTGTACTCGTCCATGGGCGGCTACCTGTTCGGATACGACCCCAGTGAAGGGTTCGACGCCGATGACATCGGTATCGACTCCCAGGGCGGCATCGACGCCTTGGAGAAGTTCGCTGAACTGGGGGCGGACGACGTTCTCTCCACCTCGGTGAACCACGAGAACGCCTTCGAACTGTTCACCGAAGGCGATGCGCCTTACCTGATCTCCGGGCCCTGGGCCATCAACACCGTTCGTGATGCCGGAGTCGACTTCGAGGTCGGCGCCATCCCCGGTTTCGACGGTCAGGAGCCCGCCGCTCCCTTCCTCGGGGCTCAAGGCTTCTATGTCAACCCGGAGGGCGACAACAAGGCCACCGCGCTTGACTTCGTCACCACCGCATTGATGGACGAGGAATTCATCGACATCCTGGCCGTGGACGGTAACCGCGTCCCCGCCCACTTGGAGGCCGCCGAGAGCTACACGGACGGCAACGATGTGGCCGCCGGCTTTGCCGCCGCCGGTGAGGACGCCATCCCCATGCCGAACATTCCCGCCATGGGAGCCGTTTGGGAGCCGCTGGGGCGTGCCATCGCCGACGCGGTCGACGGAGCGTCTACCGGTGAAGAAGCAGCCGAGACCGCTGCTCAGGTGGTACGTGAACAAGTCGAATCTCAAAAAGCCGAGTAA
- a CDS encoding ABC transporter permease subunit → MAQTARASTTVSGALLKIAALGLATALAVWAALPLISKQAWGWLIVEAAVVAIVYYVYLQRRFIPLKYLVPGTLLLLFFQIVPVIMTATTAVTNYGDGHRLDKDGAIDATIAAGLQRDPDSPTYLYAVGESSEGDLALLLTNTADDSRWVGDNEGLDSLPDSETDVDAEGRITDAEGYRIWPKTEVNERIDEVEAIAVPTDDGGGINVQGFTAFEGTSSRSYDAECDCITDSATGEVWTANNDRGAFYNEDGQRALAGWKVNVGLDNFTKVFTDPDIRNPFARVFLWNVGFAAGSVLLTFMLGLACAMALNKPDMKGTKLYRTIMILPYAMPAFGMFMVWEQMFNNEYGLINNALGWDVNWLSGVWTARFMVLFINLWLGFPYMFLISLGALQALPSDTLEAARIDGASGFRAFRSITLPLLLVSLTPLLISAFAFNFNNINAIILTTGGHPLRVGDEVGGTDLLISYTYRMAFEGVNPDYGFAAAISIFIFLIVATMSAAMFRFTAKQEEVFQ, encoded by the coding sequence GTGGCTCAGACAGCCCGCGCCAGCACGACCGTCAGCGGAGCCCTTCTCAAAATCGCCGCACTTGGTCTGGCAACGGCCCTGGCTGTCTGGGCCGCACTGCCATTGATCAGCAAACAGGCCTGGGGTTGGCTGATCGTCGAAGCGGCCGTAGTAGCTATTGTCTACTACGTTTACCTGCAACGTCGCTTCATACCCCTCAAATACCTGGTTCCGGGAACGCTTCTGCTTCTGTTCTTCCAGATCGTCCCGGTCATCATGACCGCCACGACCGCCGTCACCAATTACGGTGACGGTCACCGACTCGATAAAGACGGAGCCATCGACGCCACCATCGCCGCCGGGCTCCAACGCGACCCTGATTCACCGACGTATCTGTACGCCGTGGGGGAGTCCAGTGAGGGCGACCTCGCCTTGTTGCTCACCAATACCGCCGACGACAGTCGGTGGGTGGGGGACAACGAGGGCCTCGACTCTCTCCCCGATTCGGAAACGGACGTGGACGCGGAGGGGCGCATCACCGATGCCGAAGGCTATCGGATCTGGCCGAAGACCGAGGTCAACGAGCGAATCGACGAAGTGGAGGCCATCGCCGTGCCCACCGATGACGGTGGCGGCATCAACGTGCAGGGCTTCACCGCCTTTGAAGGCACCTCCAGTCGAAGCTACGATGCCGAATGCGATTGCATCACCGACTCCGCCACCGGGGAAGTGTGGACGGCGAACAACGATCGCGGTGCCTTCTACAACGAGGACGGGCAACGCGCCTTGGCGGGTTGGAAGGTCAATGTGGGCCTGGACAACTTCACCAAGGTCTTTACCGATCCCGACATCCGTAATCCCTTCGCTCGGGTATTCCTCTGGAACGTCGGTTTCGCCGCCGGTTCGGTACTGCTGACGTTCATGTTGGGCCTGGCCTGTGCCATGGCGTTGAACAAACCGGACATGAAGGGCACCAAGCTCTATCGCACGATCATGATCCTGCCGTACGCGATGCCGGCGTTTGGGATGTTCATGGTGTGGGAGCAGATGTTCAACAATGAATACGGCCTGATCAACAACGCCTTGGGGTGGGACGTCAACTGGCTGTCCGGAGTGTGGACGGCGCGTTTCATGGTGCTGTTCATCAATCTATGGCTCGGATTCCCGTACATGTTCTTGATTTCGTTGGGGGCCTTGCAAGCTCTCCCCAGCGACACTCTGGAGGCGGCCCGTATCGACGGAGCGAGCGGCTTCCGGGCGTTCCGTTCGATCACCCTGCCACTGCTGCTGGTATCGCTGACTCCTCTGTTGATCTCGGCGTTCGCCTTCAACTTCAACAACATCAACGCCATCATCCTGACCACCGGTGGTCATCCCTTGCGGGTGGGCGACGAGGTCGGTGGCACCGACCTGTTGATCAGCTATACGTACCGTATGGCGTTCGAAGGTGTGAATCCGGATTACGGTTTCGCCGCAGCCATCAGTATCTTTATCTTCCTCATCGTGGCGACGATGTCGGCGGCGATGTTCCGCTTCACCGCTAAGCAAGAAGAGGTGTTCCAGTGA
- a CDS encoding polymorphic toxin-type HINT domain-containing protein codes for MADGSTKSIESIEPGDHVLATDEESGETGSREVTTTIVGVGAKVLVDVGVDTDEDGEVDDTITATDGHPIWVADADEVADDVSNGERSFEDRDTSLDHQTDSGAGSGGGGPPVDAGLTDSSFDSDLALNAGSDGDLVGDWVDAVDLEVGHLLRTSSGTWVQVGSLDVRHEQKVVYNVTVEDHHTYHVAVADRDFLTHTCSDSAPESPDSPESLSKDEVKEDLKKIPRSPEKIRSVR; via the coding sequence ATGGCCGACGGTTCTACGAAATCGATCGAGAGCATCGAACCCGGTGATCACGTTCTCGCGACGGATGAAGAGTCGGGCGAGACCGGCAGCCGTGAGGTAACCACGACGATTGTAGGCGTTGGCGCCAAGGTTCTAGTCGATGTTGGTGTTGATACCGACGAAGACGGCGAAGTCGACGACACGATTACCGCTACCGACGGACACCCGATTTGGGTCGCCGACGCTGATGAGGTAGCAGACGACGTTTCCAACGGTGAGCGTTCGTTTGAGGACCGTGATACTTCGCTCGACCACCAGACCGACAGCGGTGCCGGTTCCGGAGGTGGGGGTCCACCTGTCGATGCGGGACTGACTGATTCGAGTTTTGATTCTGACTTGGCGTTGAACGCCGGAAGTGATGGTGACCTGGTCGGTGATTGGGTCGATGCGGTTGACCTTGAGGTCGGCCATCTCCTGCGGACCTCCTCTGGCACGTGGGTTCAGGTTGGCAGCCTGGATGTTCGGCACGAACAGAAGGTCGTATACAACGTCACGGTTGAAGACCACCACACCTACCATGTGGCGGTCGCCGATAGGGACTTCCTTACTCATACCTGTTCGGATAGTGCGCCTGAATCACCGGACTCTCCCGAGTCGCTTAGCAAGGATGAGGTCAAGGAAGATCTGAAGAAGATCCCGAGGAGTCCGGAAAAAATCAGAAGCGTCAGATAA
- a CDS encoding amidohydrolase family protein, whose protein sequence is MHIYAAPMVLPIGRDPIADGAVAVDDDGYIAYVGPADDAPDGEVTRFDGMLTPGLVNAHTHLCYSSYTDMYESDKEFFEWIQQFAVRNPEMDENDWAESARAGVQESLRHGTTAVADIVTPAAAFPALLDSPLTGILYWEALFQDDTTWETNRSEWRDVLTETRATKHNDDIAIGVSPHALYTLSSSVASSLAELARTLELRLHPHLAESGHEDLYVRRGAGPFSFMMRRAGLTMDLSESRGADHSPAVEADKLNWLGDDCHVAHGVHLDAEDRRLLREANTSVALCIRSNQRLEAGVPPVAAYRAEGNSIAIGTDSRASSPDLDVAGELLPLRQAALSQGDSGEGLSEWLVRAATQGGARALGRDDIGELAEGKRADLAHFAIKPGDNPYRSFVEKSAGQCTATVTKGRLHKHD, encoded by the coding sequence ATGCACATTTATGCCGCTCCCATGGTTCTTCCCATCGGACGTGACCCGATCGCCGATGGTGCCGTCGCGGTGGACGACGACGGATATATTGCCTATGTCGGGCCCGCCGACGATGCTCCCGACGGTGAAGTGACCCGATTCGACGGAATGCTTACCCCCGGGTTGGTGAATGCCCACACCCACCTTTGTTACAGCAGCTACACCGACATGTACGAGTCCGACAAAGAGTTCTTTGAATGGATTCAGCAGTTCGCGGTGCGCAATCCAGAAATGGACGAGAACGACTGGGCCGAGTCGGCCCGGGCGGGTGTACAGGAATCGCTGCGCCATGGGACGACGGCCGTGGCCGACATCGTCACCCCTGCTGCGGCGTTCCCGGCCCTGCTCGATTCACCCCTGACCGGCATTCTGTACTGGGAAGCGCTGTTTCAGGACGACACGACGTGGGAGACGAACCGTAGCGAGTGGCGCGACGTCCTGACCGAAACCCGGGCGACCAAACACAATGACGATATCGCCATCGGCGTGAGCCCACACGCCCTCTACACCCTCTCGAGCTCGGTCGCTTCGTCACTCGCCGAACTGGCGCGAACCCTGGAACTGCGTCTCCACCCGCACCTGGCGGAGTCAGGGCACGAGGACCTTTACGTGCGGCGCGGGGCGGGCCCGTTCTCTTTCATGATGCGGCGCGCCGGTCTCACGATGGATCTGTCAGAATCGCGCGGCGCCGATCATTCCCCGGCCGTGGAAGCGGACAAGCTCAACTGGCTGGGCGACGATTGCCACGTTGCCCACGGCGTCCATCTCGACGCCGAGGACCGTCGTCTACTCCGCGAGGCGAATACGTCGGTGGCGCTCTGCATCCGGTCCAACCAGCGTTTGGAAGCGGGCGTGCCGCCGGTAGCGGCCTACCGCGCGGAGGGCAACTCCATCGCCATCGGTACAGACTCCCGAGCCTCGTCACCCGATCTGGACGTGGCGGGGGAGCTGTTGCCTTTGCGGCAGGCGGCCCTGTCCCAAGGCGATTCCGGTGAAGGCCTCAGCGAATGGCTGGTTCGTGCGGCTACTCAAGGAGGCGCGCGTGCTCTAGGCCGCGACGATATCGGTGAATTGGCGGAAGGCAAACGCGCCGACCTCGCGCATTTCGCGATCAAACCGGGCGATAACCCGTACCGCAGTTTTGTGGAGAAATCCGCCGGACAATGCACGGCGACGGTGACAAAAGGGCGTCTTCACAAGCACGATTGA
- a CDS encoding LacI family DNA-binding transcriptional regulator, translated as MRLRLTDVAEQAGVSEATVSRVLNNKPGVGTRTRNNVLTALDVLGYERPPTLRRHAVGLIGLIVPELDNPIFPLYAQTITTVLSGSGYTPVLCTQSPSGVSEDEYIDMLTERGVAGIMFVSGLNSDTHAEVDRYHELIDKNLPLAFITGQPKGIDAPTFSADDTHAARTAVEHLVSLGHSDIGLISGPEKFWPVKRKIEGYQQGMRDIGPERIELTLFSEQGGYAAAERLLDKGVTGILCGSDMMALGAVRAAQNRGLSVPGDVSIVGYDDSPLISHTSPSLTTLRQPVRDIATAATRALLEAIDGASTPTAEYLFRTELIVRSSTGAPRT; from the coding sequence ATGCGCCTACGACTCACCGATGTTGCTGAACAGGCCGGCGTCAGCGAAGCGACCGTCTCCCGGGTCCTCAACAACAAACCCGGAGTTGGCACTCGCACCCGGAACAACGTGCTGACCGCCCTCGACGTTCTGGGTTACGAACGTCCGCCCACTCTCCGGCGGCATGCCGTCGGCCTCATCGGACTGATCGTCCCCGAACTCGACAACCCCATCTTTCCCCTCTACGCCCAGACGATCACCACGGTCCTCTCCGGCTCCGGCTACACGCCGGTACTCTGCACCCAATCCCCCAGCGGGGTCAGCGAGGACGAATACATCGACATGCTGACCGAGCGCGGAGTCGCCGGAATCATGTTCGTCTCCGGGCTCAATTCCGATACCCACGCCGAGGTGGATCGCTATCACGAACTCATCGACAAGAATCTCCCCTTGGCCTTCATCACCGGACAGCCCAAGGGCATCGACGCCCCGACCTTCAGCGCCGACGACACGCACGCGGCCCGCACTGCCGTGGAACATCTCGTCAGCCTGGGGCACAGCGATATCGGGCTCATCTCCGGACCGGAAAAATTCTGGCCGGTCAAACGCAAGATCGAAGGCTACCAACAGGGCATGCGCGACATCGGCCCCGAGCGGATCGAGTTGACCCTCTTCAGCGAGCAGGGTGGCTACGCCGCCGCCGAACGGCTACTGGACAAGGGAGTGACCGGCATACTCTGCGGCTCGGACATGATGGCCCTGGGTGCCGTCCGCGCGGCCCAAAACCGGGGCCTGTCGGTCCCCGGGGACGTATCGATTGTCGGCTACGACGACTCACCCCTCATCTCCCACACCTCTCCGTCACTGACGACTCTGCGGCAACCGGTGCGTGACATTGCCACCGCCGCCACCCGCGCGCTCCTCGAAGCCATCGACGGAGCCTCCACTCCGACAGCGGAGTACCTCTTTCGCACCGAACTCATCGTTCGTTCCTCAACCGGCGCACCGCGCACGTAA
- a CDS encoding trypsin-like serine peptidase, which yields MPSQIPGTGSTPSSSRRRRRKIVVSSLAAVVALIVAVTVTPNAVALRLGFDVAVGERITDSVDSVEVDDALSSVIQVGERISVDKSLDYDEYSDGNRVLEFVEEGASYVKVHFEKLALMDGDSLTVYNPDRSEVHTYTETVVDDWAMSVTGDRALVELSVHEPSVTPKDLGVSIDEVAYGYGRKAIDDIMLDHAASTRSPESNCGTVDRRPAPCYEDSHPTMVRQTDPVARLLVDGTVLCTAFKVSERNRLLTNNHCFSQDWEAKRTEVWFDYDCRSCTNTTPRTPTKVRGQSVIKTNRNLDYTLFSVSDFSAVDDLGHLELEKDRTRRGEEIYIPQHPGGRPTEIAVESSSDGGNCVVSGVGYDGYIEGTDVAYYCDTEFGSSGSPVLSSQSHKVVALHHFGGCPNSGVSSHLIYPEIKDHI from the coding sequence GTGCCTTCACAGATACCTGGAACCGGGTCCACGCCGAGCTCGTCGCGCCGTCGGAGGAGAAAGATAGTTGTCTCTTCGCTTGCGGCGGTCGTGGCTCTGATCGTGGCAGTGACGGTGACTCCGAACGCTGTGGCCCTTCGTCTCGGATTCGATGTGGCTGTGGGAGAGCGGATCACCGATTCGGTGGACTCGGTGGAGGTCGACGACGCCCTCTCCTCCGTCATCCAGGTCGGAGAAAGGATTTCGGTCGATAAGTCTCTGGACTATGACGAGTACTCCGATGGAAACCGGGTACTGGAATTCGTTGAGGAAGGCGCCTCCTACGTCAAGGTGCATTTCGAAAAATTGGCGCTCATGGACGGCGATTCGCTGACCGTCTACAATCCGGACCGTTCGGAGGTGCACACCTATACCGAAACGGTCGTCGACGATTGGGCGATGTCGGTGACGGGCGATCGGGCCCTGGTGGAGTTGTCGGTCCACGAGCCGTCGGTGACTCCGAAGGATCTGGGCGTCTCAATCGACGAGGTCGCCTACGGATACGGCCGGAAAGCGATCGACGACATCATGCTCGATCACGCCGCTTCCACCCGTAGCCCGGAAAGCAACTGCGGCACGGTCGATCGACGTCCCGCACCGTGCTATGAGGACAGCCATCCCACCATGGTGCGACAGACCGATCCCGTCGCCAGACTGTTGGTCGACGGTACCGTCCTCTGCACCGCCTTCAAGGTCAGCGAGCGCAATCGCCTGCTGACCAACAATCACTGTTTCAGTCAGGATTGGGAGGCCAAACGGACCGAGGTGTGGTTCGACTACGACTGTCGTTCGTGTACCAATACGACTCCTCGGACTCCGACAAAGGTGCGAGGTCAGTCGGTCATCAAGACCAATCGGAACCTGGACTACACCCTGTTCTCGGTCAGCGACTTCTCCGCCGTCGACGACCTCGGCCATCTCGAATTGGAGAAGGACAGGACGCGACGTGGAGAGGAGATCTACATCCCGCAGCATCCGGGTGGGCGACCGACGGAAATCGCGGTGGAATCGTCCTCTGACGGCGGTAACTGCGTTGTCTCGGGGGTCGGGTATGACGGCTACATCGAGGGCACGGACGTGGCCTATTACTGCGACACCGAGTTCGGCTCCTCCGGGTCGCCGGTGCTGTCGAGTCAATCGCATAAGGTCGTCGCGCTACATCATTTCGGGGGATGCCCCAATTCGGGTGTCAGCTCGCACCTGATCTATCCGGAGATCAAGGATCATATCTAG